ACGACTCCCATTGGGTTGCCAACGACAACGGTGCAATTACGAGAAAAACCCCTGCAATGACGGCAGGAAAAAATACCAGGGGACGTGTTGTTGTCGCGAAGTTCACATCAAGTCTCCACCCGGTATGTCCCACATGTCAAAACGGCTTTGCACTGCTTGCAAGAGCCAGGTAACATTGTTTAGTAGTGAGCACGTTCCGCTCCCACGAGAATTCATGGGCAACGCGTTCACACTCCCACTGCCTATCGCCTTCAATTGCCTGGATAATTTCCCGTATCCCCTCACGCAGGTGTTCGACATCATCCGGTGGCACGAGAACTCCCACCTGATATTTCTTAAAGATCTCCCTGAAAGTGGGCAACGCCGATGCGAGCATGGGGCAGTTGTGCGCGATGGCGACGTTTAACACCCCGCTTTGCGAAGTAAAGGAACGGCTGTAAGGAAGGGCGAGCCAATCTGCCAAGGTAAATAGATTTGGAACTTCCTCGTACGGGATATAGTACGTCATCCATTTGACATGAACGCCATCGTGAAGCCCCAATTGCTCGGCCAGTGACCGAAGTTGGGAGATCGACGTACTGCGTTTAGCCTGTCCCGCTACGACGAGGAATAGCCGATCTTTATAAGGCACCATGGCCTGCAGAAAAAGATCAAGGTTTTTATCCGGGCGAATATCACCAAAAAAGAGGGCCACTTGTTTGTCCAAAGGTACTCCGTAACGCTTGCGGAGCGTTAGCTTGTCGCCTGCGGGTAGTCCATGGTAATATGGACCATGAGGCACAATATGCACTTTTTCTGGGGAAACGCCTGCAAAGTTAATCAAGTCTTGTTTCTGATACTCGCTATGGACAAAAAGGGCATCGCACGCTCGATAAAGACGTTTGAGTTGTTCGATCTCGTAGGGATAGCAGATTAAGCCCTGGGAACGGCGCACGTCATGCGCGGTGACCACGAGCCGAAGCCCGGCTTTTTTTAACTTTCGAGACCACAGCGCAAAGGTTACATGAGGAATCGTCGATAGGTGCAGAATTTGGGCTCCTGTCAGTCGCGCCCGCCTTATTGCCCGAATCGGGTTCACGAACAGGTTGATTGCGAACCGCAATCGCCGCCGGAGTGGTACAGGATGCGTTATTTCGCGGAGGCCCGGCCAAGTCGGATAGTTTGCCTGCTTCAGATAGTGATAACTGGGAATACACGCAAGCTCAACTTCGACTTCTGGCTGGTCCCGCAGGC
This is a stretch of genomic DNA from Thermogutta terrifontis. It encodes these proteins:
- a CDS encoding glycosyltransferase family 4 protein; its protein translation is MMSDNKTPVRVLHYFAFPGGGIGRYVHELLTRLRDQPEVEVELACIPSYHYLKQANYPTWPGLREITHPVPLRRRLRFAINLFVNPIRAIRRARLTGAQILHLSTIPHVTFALWSRKLKKAGLRLVVTAHDVRRSQGLICYPYEIEQLKRLYRACDALFVHSEYQKQDLINFAGVSPEKVHIVPHGPYYHGLPAGDKLTLRKRYGVPLDKQVALFFGDIRPDKNLDLFLQAMVPYKDRLFLVVAGQAKRSTSISQLRSLAEQLGLHDGVHVKWMTYYIPYEEVPNLFTLADWLALPYSRSFTSQSGVLNVAIAHNCPMLASALPTFREIFKKYQVGVLVPPDDVEHLREGIREIIQAIEGDRQWECERVAHEFSWERNVLTTKQCYLALASSAKPF